One Deefgea tanakiae genomic region harbors:
- a CDS encoding cytochrome c biogenesis protein ResB — protein sequence MTQKSTSFRRALFDLLSSMRFAISLLTILAIASIIGTVLKQNEPYVNYRVEFGDFWFSIFEPLGLFDVYHSVWFLVILAFLVFSTCLCIWRHFPGLIREIRGYREKASQNSLRLMSHHHETDAPLEQTQVLAHLTEHGYRYRLRTDGDATLVAAKKGSWQRLGYLFTHSAIVVICIGGLMDGNLPLKVMEMLNIKTSETRNIPQSQIPEQSRLAANNLSFRGNVNLSEGSSASVVFLNSGNGYFVQELPFVLKLKKFHIEHYSTGMPKLFASDVDVLDLKTGALLQSGTVKVNHPLIVDGVAIYQASFGDGGSGLDFIQWDLTTHQQSKLAANSQSEVELKIGQEQYRLEIGDLRPFNIETLDKPAEDTSAVAVSQFQTALASAQSVKSDKNLRNLGPTIQFKVRDNAGQAVEYQNYMQPFIEADASYFLTGMRKEVSAPFAFTRIPLNEDMQLDSYMRFRAAVLNPKLHAEIAKRTAAKALKAGGVSKEGEAQFADITQGVLTQFSQGGFPAIERFLNEKVPKEQRQTVAQTYLKVLQSAAIDAMDVAQEQAGLAIIPVSEAQYRFLMDSLVATSSLFDYGSPTLFVLNGFNEVKSSGFQLTRSPGKNVVYLGSLLLILGIFCMFYIRENRIWVRIAPSKTLIAMSSNRKTADLDREFDAHIAALTSTTQPTHRAT from the coding sequence ATGACACAAAAATCCACCTCATTTCGACGCGCCTTGTTCGATTTATTATCGTCAATGCGCTTTGCCATCAGCTTACTGACCATATTGGCGATTGCTTCAATCATTGGTACGGTACTTAAGCAAAATGAACCCTATGTAAATTACCGCGTTGAGTTTGGTGATTTCTGGTTCAGCATTTTTGAGCCACTCGGCCTTTTTGACGTCTATCACTCGGTCTGGTTTTTAGTCATTCTGGCCTTTTTGGTTTTTTCGACTTGCTTGTGTATTTGGCGACATTTCCCTGGGCTAATTCGCGAAATCCGTGGTTACCGTGAAAAAGCCAGCCAGAACTCGCTGCGCCTGATGTCACATCACCATGAAACTGATGCACCACTCGAGCAAACTCAAGTTCTTGCCCACCTGACTGAACACGGTTATCGCTATCGCTTGCGTACAGACGGCGACGCTACTTTAGTCGCGGCGAAAAAAGGCAGCTGGCAGCGCTTAGGCTATTTATTCACCCATTCTGCGATTGTGGTGATCTGCATTGGTGGCTTGATGGATGGCAATTTGCCGCTCAAAGTCATGGAAATGCTCAATATCAAGACTTCAGAAACACGCAATATTCCACAAAGCCAAATTCCAGAACAATCACGACTCGCCGCAAACAACCTGTCATTTCGTGGCAATGTCAATTTGAGCGAGGGCAGCTCAGCCAGTGTGGTGTTTCTGAATTCAGGCAATGGCTATTTCGTCCAAGAACTACCGTTTGTTCTCAAACTAAAAAAATTCCATATTGAGCATTACTCGACCGGCATGCCAAAACTATTTGCCAGCGATGTCGATGTGCTCGATTTGAAAACGGGCGCCTTGCTGCAAAGTGGCACTGTTAAAGTCAATCATCCTTTGATCGTCGATGGCGTTGCGATTTACCAAGCTAGTTTTGGTGACGGAGGCTCTGGTCTGGACTTTATCCAGTGGGACCTCACTACGCATCAGCAATCTAAATTGGCGGCGAACTCGCAAAGCGAAGTCGAACTCAAGATTGGCCAAGAACAATACCGCCTAGAAATCGGTGACTTACGACCTTTCAATATCGAAACGCTCGACAAACCGGCGGAAGACACTTCGGCCGTCGCAGTGAGTCAATTCCAAACAGCACTAGCCTCAGCACAATCGGTTAAAAGCGATAAAAACTTACGTAATCTCGGTCCAACTATTCAATTCAAAGTTCGCGATAACGCGGGGCAAGCGGTTGAATACCAAAACTACATGCAACCCTTTATCGAAGCAGATGCAAGCTATTTCTTGACGGGTATGCGTAAAGAGGTATCAGCCCCATTCGCCTTCACACGTATACCTCTCAACGAAGATATGCAGCTTGATAGCTATATGCGCTTTAGAGCTGCCGTACTCAATCCAAAACTCCACGCTGAAATTGCTAAACGCACCGCAGCCAAAGCACTCAAGGCCGGCGGCGTCTCTAAAGAAGGTGAAGCACAATTTGCCGATATCACCCAAGGCGTACTAACTCAATTTAGCCAAGGTGGTTTCCCTGCCATTGAGCGGTTCTTGAATGAAAAAGTCCCCAAAGAGCAACGTCAAACGGTTGCGCAAACCTACTTAAAAGTGCTGCAAAGTGCTGCGATTGACGCCATGGATGTCGCTCAAGAACAAGCCGGACTAGCAATCATTCCAGTCAGCGAAGCACAGTATCGTTTCCTAATGGACAGTTTGGTGGCGACGAGCAGTCTTTTTGATTACGGCTCACCGACCTTGTTTGTGCTCAATGGCTTTAATGAAGTGAAATCCAGTGGTTTCCAACTGACCCGCTCACCGGGTAAGAATGTGGTTTATCTGGGCTCACTACTATTAATTTTGGGTATTTTCTGTATGTTTTACATCCGAGAAAACCGGATTTGGGTACGCATTGCCCCAAGTAAGACCTTGATTGCGATGAGTAGTAATCGTAAAACGGCCGATTTAGACCGTGAGTTTGATGCGCACATAGCCGCGCTGACCTCAACCACCCAGCCAACACACCGAGCCACGTGA